One stretch of Halichoerus grypus chromosome 8, mHalGry1.hap1.1, whole genome shotgun sequence DNA includes these proteins:
- the DACT1 gene encoding dapper homolog 1 isoform X2, producing the protein MKPSAAGTARELEPQAPARGEQRAGEPEGRWREKGEADTERQRTRERQEATLAGLAELEYLRQRQELLVRGALRGAGGSGVAAPRAGELPAEAAQRSRLEEKFLEENILLLRKQLNCLRRRDAGLLNQLQELDKQISDLRLDVEKTSEEHLETDSRPSSGFYELSDGASGSLSNSSNSVFSECLSSCHSSTCFCSPLEATLTISDGCPKSADVNPKYQCDLVSKNGNDVYRYPSPLHAVAVQSPMFLLCLTGNPLREEERLGNHASDICVGSELDAIKTDTSLPAPSSLWSAPHPSSSKKMDGYILSLVQKKTHPVRTNKPRTSVNADPTKGLLRNGSVCVRVTGGVSQGNSGNLKNSKQVLLPSGGIPSLDNGTFSPLKQWSKESKAEQVESKRLSPPEGCSPGAATELPSKHLPKNAKAASQEHARCPTAVTGESPKDGIQVLAASPKESPGRGPAPPQENKVVQPLKKLSPKSGLPPAPPAAPLPGPAALLSSAFAGEERPALDFKSEGSSSQSLEDGPPAKAPSVPGPQAAGGRPHRGARTAAAPRGSAPKHRGALALHGPDSALPPVREKNRAAGKKCRFPDDADTNKKLRKASSRGRKGGGGQADAGLPSRPPGAGHRAGGRAHGHGREALVAKPKHKRTDSRRWRSAAEVSLEEALRRSRRGRREHVGLYPAAVPLPYASPYAYVASDSEYSAECESLFHSTVLDTSEDERSNYTTNCFGDSESSVSEGEFAGDSTSSSDSEESGGLIWSQFVQTLPIQAVTAPDLHSNPTKTFVKIKASHNLKKKILRFRSGSLKLMTTV; encoded by the exons ATGAAGCCGAGTGCGGCCGGGACGGCGAGGGAGCTGGAGCCGCAGGCGCCGGCCCGGGGCGAGCAGCGCGCGGGGGAGCCCGAGGGGCGCTGGCGGGAGAAGGGCGAGGCGGACACGGAGCGGCAGCGCACCCGGGAGCGGCAGGAGGCCACGCTGGCCGGGCTGGCGGAGCTGGAGTACCTGCGCCAGCGCCAAGAGCTGCTGGTTCGGGGCGCCCTGCGTGGCGCCGGGGGCTCGGGAGTCGCTGCGCCCCGCGCTGGGGAGCTGCCGGCGGAGGCGGCGCAACGCAGCCGCCTGGAGGAGAAGTTCTTGGAGGAGAATATCTTGCTGCTGCGGAAGCAATTG aattgtttgaggagaAGAGATGCTGGTTTGTTGAATCAGTTGCAAGAACTTGACAAGCAGATAAGTGACCTGAGACTAGATGTAGAAAAGACATCTGAAGAGCACCTGGAGACAGACAGTCGGCCCAGCTCAG GGTTTTATGAGCTGAGTGATGGGGCTTCAGGATCCCTTTCCAATTCCTCTAACTCGGTCTTCAGTGAGTGTTTATCCAGTTGTCATTCCAGTACCTGCTTTTGCAGCCCCTTGGAGGCAACCTTGACGATCTCCGATGGTTGCCCCAAATCTGCAG ATGTGAATCCCAAGTACCAGTGTGATCTGGTGTCTAAAAACGGGAACGATGTGTATCGCTATCCCAGTCCACTTCATGCCGTGGCGGTGCAGAGCCCCATGTTTCTCCTTTGCCTGACGGGCAACCCtctgagggaagaggagaggctTGGTAACCATGCCAGTGACATTTGTGTGGGATCTGAGCTGGACGCCATCAAGACAGACACTTCCTTACCAGCTCCAAGCAGTTTGTGGTCTGCTCCCCATCCATCATCCAGTAAGAAAATGGATGGCTACATTCTGAGCCTGGTCCAGAAAAAAACACACCCTGTAAGGACCAACAAACCAAGAACCAGTGTGAATGCTGACCCCACAAAAGGGCTTCTGAGGAATGGGAGCGTCTGTGTCAGAGTGACTGGGGGTGTCTCACAGGGCAACAGCGGGAACCTTAAGAATTCTAAACAGGTGCTTTTGCCCTCTGGCGGAATCCCCTCTTTGGACAACGGGACATTCTCCCCACTGAAGCAGTGGTCAAAAGAATCAAAGGCAGAACAAGTGGAAAGCAAGAGGTTGTCCCCGCCGGAGGGCTGCTCGCCAGGCGCTGCCACTGAACTTCCAAGTAAGCATCTGCCCAAAAATGCCAAGGCCGCCTCCCAGGAACACGCTCGGTGTCCCACCGCTGTGACAGGGGAGTCCCCCAAAGACGGCATTCAGGTCCTAGCCGCCTCCCCAAAGGAGAGCCCCGGGAGGGGCCCCGCGCCGCCGCAGGAGAACAAAGTCGTCCAGCCACTGAAAAAGCTGTCCCCGAAAAGCGGCCTGCCGCCTGCCCCTCCGGCAGCGCCCCTTCCCGGCCCGGCTGCGCTGCTGTCTTCCGCTTTCGCCGGGGAAGAGCGGCCGGCGCTGGATTTCAAGAGCGAGGGCTCCTCTTCTCAGAGCCTGGAGGACGGGCCCCCGGCGAAGGCGCCGTCGGTCCCGGGCCCGCAGGCCGCGGGCGGCCGCCCCCACCGCGGCGCCCGGACCGCGGCCGCCCCGCGGGGCTCGGCCCCGAAGCACCGGGGCGCCCTGGCCCTCCACGGGCCCGACAGCGCGCTGCCCCCCGTGAGGGAGAAGAACCGCGCCGCCGGCAAGAAGTGCCGGTTCCCCGACGACGCGGATACAAATAAGAAGCTCAGGAAGGCCTcgtcccgggggaggaagggcgGGGGCGGCCAGGCGGACGCCGGTCTCCCCAGCCGGCCGCCGGGGGCCGGCCACAGGGCCGGGGGCAGGGCGCACGGCCACGGCCGGGAGGCGCTGGTGGCCAAGCCCAAGCACAAGCGAACCGACTCGCGGCGCTGGCGCTCGGCCGCCGAGGTCTCCCTGGAAGAGGCCCTGCGGAGGTCGCGGCGCGGCCGGCGCGAGCACGTGGGCCTGTACCCCGCCGCCGTGCCGCTGCCCTACGCCAGCCCCTACGCGTACGTGGCCAGCGACTCGGAGTACTCGGCCGAGTGCGAGTCGCTCTTCCACTCCACCGTGCTGGACACCAGCGAGGACGAGCGCAGCAACTACACCACCAACTGCTTCGGGGACAGCGAGTCCAGCGTGAGCGAGGGGGAGTTTGCGGGCGACAGCACGAGCTCCAGTGACTCCGAAGAAAGCGGGGGCTTGATCTGGTCCCAGTTTGTCCAGACCCTCCCCATCCAGGCGGTCACAGCCCCAGACCTCCACAGCAACCCCACGAAAACCTTTGTCAAAATTAAGGCTTCGCATAACCTCAAGAAGAAAATCCTCCGCTTCCGGTCCGGCTCGCTGAAACTCATGACGACCGTCTGA
- the DACT1 gene encoding dapper homolog 1 isoform X1 encodes MKPSAAGTARELEPQAPARGEQRAGEPEGRWREKGEADTERQRTRERQEATLAGLAELEYLRQRQELLVRGALRGAGGSGVAAPRAGELPAEAAQRSRLEEKFLEENILLLRKQLNCLRRRDAGLLNQLQELDKQISDLRLDVEKTSEEHLETDSRPSSGFYELSDGASGSLSNSSNSVFSECLSSCHSSTCFCSPLEATLTISDGCPKSADLIGWLEYKEGHCEDQASGAVCHSQSTSQFNSLGIIADVNPKYQCDLVSKNGNDVYRYPSPLHAVAVQSPMFLLCLTGNPLREEERLGNHASDICVGSELDAIKTDTSLPAPSSLWSAPHPSSSKKMDGYILSLVQKKTHPVRTNKPRTSVNADPTKGLLRNGSVCVRVTGGVSQGNSGNLKNSKQVLLPSGGIPSLDNGTFSPLKQWSKESKAEQVESKRLSPPEGCSPGAATELPSKHLPKNAKAASQEHARCPTAVTGESPKDGIQVLAASPKESPGRGPAPPQENKVVQPLKKLSPKSGLPPAPPAAPLPGPAALLSSAFAGEERPALDFKSEGSSSQSLEDGPPAKAPSVPGPQAAGGRPHRGARTAAAPRGSAPKHRGALALHGPDSALPPVREKNRAAGKKCRFPDDADTNKKLRKASSRGRKGGGGQADAGLPSRPPGAGHRAGGRAHGHGREALVAKPKHKRTDSRRWRSAAEVSLEEALRRSRRGRREHVGLYPAAVPLPYASPYAYVASDSEYSAECESLFHSTVLDTSEDERSNYTTNCFGDSESSVSEGEFAGDSTSSSDSEESGGLIWSQFVQTLPIQAVTAPDLHSNPTKTFVKIKASHNLKKKILRFRSGSLKLMTTV; translated from the exons ATGAAGCCGAGTGCGGCCGGGACGGCGAGGGAGCTGGAGCCGCAGGCGCCGGCCCGGGGCGAGCAGCGCGCGGGGGAGCCCGAGGGGCGCTGGCGGGAGAAGGGCGAGGCGGACACGGAGCGGCAGCGCACCCGGGAGCGGCAGGAGGCCACGCTGGCCGGGCTGGCGGAGCTGGAGTACCTGCGCCAGCGCCAAGAGCTGCTGGTTCGGGGCGCCCTGCGTGGCGCCGGGGGCTCGGGAGTCGCTGCGCCCCGCGCTGGGGAGCTGCCGGCGGAGGCGGCGCAACGCAGCCGCCTGGAGGAGAAGTTCTTGGAGGAGAATATCTTGCTGCTGCGGAAGCAATTG aattgtttgaggagaAGAGATGCTGGTTTGTTGAATCAGTTGCAAGAACTTGACAAGCAGATAAGTGACCTGAGACTAGATGTAGAAAAGACATCTGAAGAGCACCTGGAGACAGACAGTCGGCCCAGCTCAG GGTTTTATGAGCTGAGTGATGGGGCTTCAGGATCCCTTTCCAATTCCTCTAACTCGGTCTTCAGTGAGTGTTTATCCAGTTGTCATTCCAGTACCTGCTTTTGCAGCCCCTTGGAGGCAACCTTGACGATCTCCGATGGTTGCCCCAAATCTGCAG ATCTCATAGGATGGTTGGAATATAAAGAAGGCCACTGTGAAGACCAGGCCTCGGGGGCAGTTTGCCATTCCCAATCCACATCACAATTTAATTCCCTTGGTATCATTGCAGATGTGAATCCCAAGTACCAGTGTGATCTGGTGTCTAAAAACGGGAACGATGTGTATCGCTATCCCAGTCCACTTCATGCCGTGGCGGTGCAGAGCCCCATGTTTCTCCTTTGCCTGACGGGCAACCCtctgagggaagaggagaggctTGGTAACCATGCCAGTGACATTTGTGTGGGATCTGAGCTGGACGCCATCAAGACAGACACTTCCTTACCAGCTCCAAGCAGTTTGTGGTCTGCTCCCCATCCATCATCCAGTAAGAAAATGGATGGCTACATTCTGAGCCTGGTCCAGAAAAAAACACACCCTGTAAGGACCAACAAACCAAGAACCAGTGTGAATGCTGACCCCACAAAAGGGCTTCTGAGGAATGGGAGCGTCTGTGTCAGAGTGACTGGGGGTGTCTCACAGGGCAACAGCGGGAACCTTAAGAATTCTAAACAGGTGCTTTTGCCCTCTGGCGGAATCCCCTCTTTGGACAACGGGACATTCTCCCCACTGAAGCAGTGGTCAAAAGAATCAAAGGCAGAACAAGTGGAAAGCAAGAGGTTGTCCCCGCCGGAGGGCTGCTCGCCAGGCGCTGCCACTGAACTTCCAAGTAAGCATCTGCCCAAAAATGCCAAGGCCGCCTCCCAGGAACACGCTCGGTGTCCCACCGCTGTGACAGGGGAGTCCCCCAAAGACGGCATTCAGGTCCTAGCCGCCTCCCCAAAGGAGAGCCCCGGGAGGGGCCCCGCGCCGCCGCAGGAGAACAAAGTCGTCCAGCCACTGAAAAAGCTGTCCCCGAAAAGCGGCCTGCCGCCTGCCCCTCCGGCAGCGCCCCTTCCCGGCCCGGCTGCGCTGCTGTCTTCCGCTTTCGCCGGGGAAGAGCGGCCGGCGCTGGATTTCAAGAGCGAGGGCTCCTCTTCTCAGAGCCTGGAGGACGGGCCCCCGGCGAAGGCGCCGTCGGTCCCGGGCCCGCAGGCCGCGGGCGGCCGCCCCCACCGCGGCGCCCGGACCGCGGCCGCCCCGCGGGGCTCGGCCCCGAAGCACCGGGGCGCCCTGGCCCTCCACGGGCCCGACAGCGCGCTGCCCCCCGTGAGGGAGAAGAACCGCGCCGCCGGCAAGAAGTGCCGGTTCCCCGACGACGCGGATACAAATAAGAAGCTCAGGAAGGCCTcgtcccgggggaggaagggcgGGGGCGGCCAGGCGGACGCCGGTCTCCCCAGCCGGCCGCCGGGGGCCGGCCACAGGGCCGGGGGCAGGGCGCACGGCCACGGCCGGGAGGCGCTGGTGGCCAAGCCCAAGCACAAGCGAACCGACTCGCGGCGCTGGCGCTCGGCCGCCGAGGTCTCCCTGGAAGAGGCCCTGCGGAGGTCGCGGCGCGGCCGGCGCGAGCACGTGGGCCTGTACCCCGCCGCCGTGCCGCTGCCCTACGCCAGCCCCTACGCGTACGTGGCCAGCGACTCGGAGTACTCGGCCGAGTGCGAGTCGCTCTTCCACTCCACCGTGCTGGACACCAGCGAGGACGAGCGCAGCAACTACACCACCAACTGCTTCGGGGACAGCGAGTCCAGCGTGAGCGAGGGGGAGTTTGCGGGCGACAGCACGAGCTCCAGTGACTCCGAAGAAAGCGGGGGCTTGATCTGGTCCCAGTTTGTCCAGACCCTCCCCATCCAGGCGGTCACAGCCCCAGACCTCCACAGCAACCCCACGAAAACCTTTGTCAAAATTAAGGCTTCGCATAACCTCAAGAAGAAAATCCTCCGCTTCCGGTCCGGCTCGCTGAAACTCATGACGACCGTCTGA